One stretch of Suricata suricatta isolate VVHF042 chromosome 13, meerkat_22Aug2017_6uvM2_HiC, whole genome shotgun sequence DNA includes these proteins:
- the LOC115276698 gene encoding 40S ribosomal protein S6-like: MKLNISFPATGCQKLIEVDDERKLCTFYEKRMATEVTADVLGEEWKGYVVRISGGNDKQGFPMKQGVLTHGRVRLLLSKGHSCYRPRRTGERKRKSVRGCIVDANLSVLNLQRTKKNKEEAAEYAKLLAKRMKEAKEKRQEQIAKRRRLSSLRASTSKSESSQK; this comes from the exons ATGAAGCTGAACATCTCTTTCCCAGCTACTGGCTGCCAGAAACTCATTGAAGTGGACGATGAACGCAAACTTTGTACCTTTTATGAAAAGCGAATGGCCACAGAAGTCACTGCTGATGTCTTAGGGGAAGAATGGAAGGGTTATGTGGTTCGAATCAGTGGTGGCAATGACAAACAAGGCTTCCCCATGAAGCAGGGTGTCTTGACCCATGGCCGTGTCCGCCTGCTGCTGAGTAAGGGGCATTCCTGCTACCGTCCACGGAGGACTGGAGAAAGAAAGCGCAAATCTGTCCGGGGTTGCATTGTGGATGCCAATCTCAGTGTTCTCAACTTG CAGcgcacaaagaaaaacaaggaagaggcTGCAGAATATGCTAAGCTTTTGGCCAAAAGAATGAAGGAGGCCAAAGAAAAACGCCAAGAACAGATTGCAAAGAGACGGAGGCTATCTTCGCTGAGAGCTTCTACCTCAAAGTCTGAGTCTAGTCAAAAATGA